Proteins encoded by one window of Mustela erminea isolate mMusErm1 chromosome 7, mMusErm1.Pri, whole genome shotgun sequence:
- the YWHAB gene encoding 14-3-3 protein beta/alpha, which yields MDKSELVQKAKLAEQAERYDDMAAAMKAVTEQGHELSNEERNLLSVAYKNVVGARRSSWRVISSIEQKTERNEKKQQMGKEYREKIEAELQDICNDVLELLDKYLIPNATQPESKVFYLKMKGDYFRYLSEVASGDNKQTTVSNSQQAYQEAFEISKKEMQPTHPIRLGLALNFSVFYYEILNSPEKACSLAKTAFDEAIAELDTLNEESYKDSTLIMQLLRDNLTLWTSENQGDEGDAGEGEN from the exons ATGGATAAAAGTGAGCTGGTACAGAAGGCCAAACTTGCTGAGCAGGCCGAGCGCTATGACGACATGGCCGCAGCCATGAAGGCCGTCACAGAACAGGGGCACGAACTCTCCAACGAGGAGAGAAATCTGCTCTCTGTCGCCTACAAGAACGTGGTGGGCGCCCGCCGCTCCTCCTGGCGCGTCATCTCCAGCATTGagcagaaaacagagaggaatgagaagaagcagcagatggGCAAAGAGTACCGGGAGAAGATCGAGGCCGAGCTGCAGGACATCTGCAATGACGTTCTG GAGCTGTTGGACAAATATCTTATTCCCAATGCTACACAACCGGAAAGCAAGGTGTTCTACTTGAAAATGAAAGGCGATTATTTTAGATATCTTTCTGAGGTGGCATCTGGAGATAATAAACAAa CCACTGTGTCGAACTCCCAGCAGGCTTACCAGGAAGCGTTTGAAATTAGTAAGAAAGAAATGCAGCCTACACACCCAATTCGACTTGGCCTGGCACTGAATTTCTCAGTCTTCTACTATGAGATTCTAAACTCTCCTGAAAAGGCTTGCAGCCTGGCAAAAACG GCATTCGATGAAGCAATTGCTGAGTTGGATACGCTGAACGAGGAGTCTTACAAAGATAGCACCCTGATCATGCAGCTGCTTAGGGACAATCTCACT CTGTGGACGTCGGAAAACCAGGGAGATGAAGGAgatgctggggagggagagaactaA